The window TGAGCCTATATTAGTGTTTAAATCTTCTAGTAAATAATTATAGATTGTAGTACAAACTGTATTTTCAGTAGGGCCATACGCATTAATTAAAGTCCTTCCAACACTCCATTTTTTCATTACATCTGATGATGTTATTTCTCCAGCAACAATTAATGTTTTTAAATTAAACTGTTTTTTATACTTCATTACTCCTAATAAAGCTGGAGGTATTGTTGCAATGGTTATTTGATGTCTTTCTATATAATCACTTAATAATTGAGTGTCTTCTTTTACATTCTTAGATGCTATTAAAAGACTTGAACCAAAAGATAAAGCACTAAAAATTTCACATACAGAAGCATCAAAAACTAAAGATGCATATTGTAAAACTCTAGAGTTTTTGTCTAACTTAAATGTATCTTTTCGTGTAAAAACTAAATTATTTACCCCTTCATGCTCAACCATTACTCCTTTAGGTTTCCCTGTAGTTCCTGAGGTATAAATTACATAAGCTAAATCTGTTGGACGACTATACCTCGGTAAATTAGATGGTTGCTCTTTCTGGTAGAAGCCTTCAATCAAATCTATATAAACAACTCTATCCTCTGGTAAGCTAGTAGATCTATCTTTAAATACCCCGCGTTGACTCAATATCAATGCCGCCTCTGTATCCTCTAATATATAATCGATCCTATCTTGGGGATAATCTTGGTCTATTGGTACATAAGCACCGCCTGCCTTTAAGACCCCCAAAATTCCTATGATCATCTCCAAACTCCTATCCAAACATAAAGCTATCAAAGTATCGGGCTTTAAATCATTACCCGTTCTTTCCTTATAACTGCTTCGTATATGCCTGGCTAACTCATTACTACGCTCATTTAGCTCATTATAGGTTAACTCTTTATCCTCATAAACTAAAGCTATATTATCAGGCACATTTTCTACCTGAGATTCAAACATCTCATATATCGTCTTATCCCTTGGGTAATCCACATCGGTAGAATTCCATTGATGAATCACCTGATCGTACTCCGATGAATTCAATAAACTTATCTTACTATGTAACTGATCTGGTGTATTGATAACCTGATCAAGAATATCTTCTAGTCGGACTAAATGGCTATTGGCCTTCTCTTCTGTTAAATAATCACCATCATACTGTAACTCGATCGTAAGGACATCGCTATATTCATAAGCTTTAATACTCAATGGATAATCCACCTTCTCTATAGCATCACGAATACTAAGCTTTGAAACTTCACTTGATGTTCCCTTGGGCATAGGGTAATTTTCGAAAACAAATAAACTATGAAATAATCGACCTTCTCCTTTTTGAAGTTTTGATAAGTCTGCAAAACTATTCGAATTCAATCCTGTGATCTGTTTTTGAATGTCGTGCAATTGTGATAGAATGCTATTGTCATTATCCCAATTTACAACCAAAGGTAATGTGTTGATAAACAAACCAACACTCTCTTCTATCCCTTCAATTGGTAAATCCCTACCCGATACAGTAGTCCCAACAATACTATGAGGTGAACTACTATACACTTGTAATAATTTATGCCAGATAAACTGTACAATAACATTTATAGTAACCCCTTCTCGCTGACTAAAACTCTTTAACTCCTCATAAACTGACCCTTTAATCTCTATTGCATTAGAACCCGGATTACCAACTATTCGATAACTTGTAAGGTCTATGGGATTACTCAATAAAGCATTTATATCATTGGCACCTTCTACTTCTGATAAGATCCCATCCCAGTAATTAGAAACAACAGACTTATGCGTATATATATACTCTTGAGTCTCTAAATAAGCAACATCTTCTTTAACGTCTATCGAATCCCCTACTATTAATGACTCATAATAACTATCCAAACTTTTCAACAGGGCAGGGCCACTCCAACCATCTCCAATACTATGATGATCTGTTTTTAATATCGTATATAAAGTCTCTGATTGCTTAATAATATGTAACCTAAAAAGACTTGGCTTGGTTAAATCAAAACCATGCCCCCTATCTAATAATTGGATAGACTTGATCTTTTCGTCTCTAGCTAACTGTGTCTTTAACTCACTAATGTCATGTAACTCATACTCCAAATCACCTCGATTATATACAACTTGGACTAGCTCCTCTTCCCAATTAAATGATGTCCTCAAAATAGGGTACTTCCTTATACAATACTCCCAAGCCTGTAGATACTTATCCACATCTAACTCATCATGGTAATCTAACAATAGCTGTACGCGATAGGCATCGTCATCTGGCTGGCTTATTGCATGATAGATAAACCCTTGTTGCAAGCTACTGGCAGGATAAATACCTGATATACTATTTTGAGTGCTACTTGCCGCTACTTGTAAATCATCTAATAAAGACTGACTAAGATCAACTGACTCAAAATCACTAGAAGTATAAAGACTTCCTGACTCAGCTAAACTTTCCTTACAATGATCTATAATGCTTATCAAATGTCTTTTAAAGTTTTTTCCAAAGTCTTCCGTAGCTATAGTCCCTAATTTACTATCTATTCGAAAACCTAACCTCCCTTTTTGAACCCCTCCGTTGATGTTTAAGATATTATGGTCCGTATTCAGAGAATCCACTTGTGAACCACTATCCTCCGAAGTAATAACATCCCAGTCCCTTAACTCTTCCCCAACTTCAAATTGACCTAAGTAATTAAAACTGATTGGTGCCAAATCACTAAAAGCACATGTACTATTACCTGATACTGCAAACGAACCAAAGCCTATTCCCTTATTAGGAACACGATGTAAAGTATCCTTTATAAACTGAATACTGCCCCTCAAGCTGTCCTTGAGCTCTAATTTAACAGGAAATATACTTGTAAACCAACCCAATGTATGACTATGGTCTATAGCAGGATCTATTGGCTCCCTTCCATGGCCCTCTAATGTTATCCCTTGGATATCTAATCCGTTGACATCTTTTAAAGCATATCCTAAAGCAGTTAACAATAAATCATTAATCTCTGTATAATAAGCTGTGGATATATCCTGCAATAAAATACGAGTAGTAGATTCTTCTAAATCAAAATAAAATGTACTTTGACTGGTGCCCAAAACCAACTGACTATAATCGGGAATACCCTTGAACCTAGATTCCCAATACAAACCCTCTTCAGGGGTGTCTTTAGCATAGTTCCTTATTCTAGAAACCCATTGACGATAACTGCTGCCTTTTTGACCTAAGGAATCCCCTAAATATAGACGCTTTAAATCATCCGCTAGAATACGCCAACTAACACCATCAACAAGCATATGATGCAAAGCAAAATAAATACGAGCACTACCATCTTCATAACCATGTAAATAACCAACCCGAAATAAAGGACCAGATTCTAAATCAAAATCACTTTGCCATTTAGTAAGTTCTAAATGAATCGCTTCTGCACTTAATAAACTAACATCTAAAGTCTTTAACTCTGGTATTAATACCTCTGATTCATAACGCTGATTTAACTCAAATGAATCGTCTTTAAAATCATAACAGACTCGAAGCATATCATGATGAGAAACCAAAACATCTAATATTGATCCCAACTTAATCACATCTAGTTCTGGTGTACGAACTAAAAAACTTTGATTCCAATGATTTGGAGAGACTAATAAATTAGCATTAGTACGCTCTAAAAACCATTGCTGAATCGGTAATAAAGAAAAATCCCCTTCCAATATCCCTTGCTCTTGCTCAACCATATCGTCTAGATCCTTCGATTCTATCCTTACAATTAGCCTTGATATGCTCCTACTCTCAAAAATATCACGAACATTACAACTCAATCCTATTTGTCGAATACGACTTGATACCTGAATACTTAATATAGAATCTCCTCCTATCCTGAAAAAATCATCCGTAATTCCTACCCGATCTAATCCTAATACTTCCTCCCATATTCTACACAAAACCTTCTCTGTTTCTGTCGTTGGAGCTACATACAAATCATCTGAAACGGTAAATTCTGGAGCTGGTAATCCTTTCTTATCCAACTTTCCATTAATCGTCAATGGAAAACTATCCATCTTAACTAAACTACTAGGAATCATATAATCTGGTAAGGCCAAAGATAGTGACTCTAATATAGATTCCTCTGATAGAGCTACATCTGAGACGTCTAATACATAATACCCTACTAAATACTTAATTGTTCCTGTTTCTGTTTCGCGCCCTTTGGCTATAACACAACTCTGAGTGATTCCTTCCAATACTCCTTAAAGCATACTCTATCTCGCCCAACTCAATGCGATACCCTCGTATCTTGACCTGATCGTCATTCCTACCTATATACTCTAAATTACCATCTGATAACCACCTAACTAAATCCCCTGTCCTATATAACCGCGTATACCCCTTCTCCCTATCTTCATCAGTAGCAAATGGATTTTCTATAAAACGCTCTTCTGTTAAATTTGGATTGTTCAAATAACCCCTTGACAAACCTGCACCCCCAATATATAACTCGCCTATAACTCCGATAGGAACTACTTGCTTGAATTTATCTAATACGTAAACCCTAGTGTTGCTTATTGGTGAGCCTATATTAGTGTTTAAATCTTCTAGTAAATAATTATAGATTGTAGTACAAACTGTATTTTCAGTAGGGCCATACGCATTAATTAAAGTCCTTCCAACACTCCATTTTTTCATTACATCTGATGATGTTATTTCTCCAGCAACAATTAATGTTTTTAAATTAAACTGTTTTTTATACTTCATTACTCCTAATAAAGCTGGAGGTATTGTTGCAATGGTTATTTGATGTCTTTCTATATAATCACTTAATAATTGAGTGTCTTCTTTTACATTCTTAGATGCTATTAAAAGACTTGAACCAAAAGATAAAGCACTAAAAATTTCCCATACAGAGGCATCAAAAACTAAAGATGCATATTGTAAAACTTTAAAGTTTGTATCTAGTTTAAACGCTTCTTTCTGCATAAAAACTAGATTGACAACACTACTATGCTCAACCATTACTCCTTTAGGTTTCCCTGTGGTTCCTGAGGTATAAATTACATAAGCTAAATCTGTTGGACGACTATACCTCGGTAAATTAGATGGTTGCTCTTTCTGGTAGAAGCCTTCAATCAAATCTATATAAACAACTCTATCCTCTGGTAAGCTAGTAGATCTATCTTTAAATACCCCGCGTTGACTCAATACCAATGCCGCCTCTGTATCCTCTAATATATAATCGATCCTATCTTGGGGATAATCTGGGTCTATTGGTACATAAGCACCGCCTGCCTTTAAGACCCCCAAAATTCCTATGATCATCTCCAAACTCCTATCCAAACATAAAGCTATCAAAGTATCGGGCTTTAAATCATTACCCGTTCTTTCCTTATAACTGCTTCGTATATGCCTGGCTAACTCATTACTACGCTCATTTAGCTCATTATAGGTTAACTCTTTATCCTCATAAACTAAAGCTATATTATCAGGCACATTTTCTACCTGAGATTCAAACATCTCATATATCGTCTTATCCCTTGGGTAATCCACATCGGTAGAATTCCATTGATGAATCACCTGATCGTACTCCGATGAATTCAATAAACTTATCTTACTATGTAACTGATCTGGTGTATTGATAACCTGATCAAGAATATCTTCTAGTCGGACTAAATGGCTATTGGCCTTCTCTTCTGTTAAATAATCACCATCATACTGTAACTCGATCGTAAGGACATCGCTATATTCATAAGCTTTAATACTCAATGGATAATCCACCTTCTCTATAGCATCACGAATACTAAGCTTTGAAACTTCACTTGATGTTCCCTTGGGCATAGGGTAGTTCTCAAAACCAAATAAACTATGAAATAATCGACCCTCTCCTTTTTGAAGTTTTGATAAGTCTGCAAAACTATTCGAATTCAATCCTGTGATCTGTTTTTGAATGTCGTGCAATTGTGATAGAATGCTATTGTCATTATCCCAATTTACAACCAAAGGTAATGTGTTGATAAACAAACCAACACTCTCTTCTATCCCTTCAATTGGTAAATCCCTACCCGATACAGTAGTCCCAACAATACTATGAGGTGAACTACTATACACTTGTAATAATTTATGCCAGATAAACTGTACAATAACATTTATAGTAACCCCTTCTCGCTGACTAAAACTCTTTAACTCCTCATAAACTGACCCTTTAATCTCTATTGCATTAGAACCCGGATTACCAACTATTCGATAACTTGTAAGGTCTATGGGATTACTCAATAAAGCATTTATATCATTGGCACCTTCTACTTCTGATAAGATCCCATCCCAGTAATTAGAAACAACAGACTTATGCGTATATATATACTCTTGAGTCTCTAAATAAGCAACATCTTCTTTAACGTCTATCGAATCCCCTACTATTAATGACTCATAATAACTATCCAAACTTTTCAACAGGGCAGGGCCACTCCAACCATCTCCAATACTATGATGATCTGTTTTTAATATCGTATATAAAGTCTCTGATTGCTTAATAATATGTAACCTAAAAAGACTTGGCTTGGTTAAATCAAAACCATGCCCCCTATCTAATAATTGGATAGACTTGATCTTTTCGTCTCTAGCTAACTGTGTCTTTAACTCACTAATGTCATGTAACTCATACTCCAAATCACCTCGATTATATACAACTTGGACTAGCTCCTCTTCCCAATTAAATGATGTCCTCAAAATAGGGTACTTCCTTATACAATACTCCCAAGCCTGTAGATACTTATCCACATCTAACTCATCATGGTAATCTAACAATAGCTGTACGCGATAGGC is drawn from Nonlabens dokdonensis DSW-6 and contains these coding sequences:
- a CDS encoding non-ribosomal peptide synthetase; translated protein: MKNSISGIYPASSLQQGFIYHAISQPDDDAYRVQLLLDYHDELDVDKYLQAWEYCIRKYPILRTSFNWEEELVQVVYNRGDLEYELHDISELKTQLARDEKIKSIQLLDRGHGFDLTKPSLFRLHIIKQSETLYTILKTDHHSIGDGWSGPALLKSLDSYYESLIVGDSIDVKEDVAYLETQEYIYTHKSVVSNYWDGILSEVEGANDINALLSNPIDLTSYRIVGNPGSNAIEIKGSVYEELKSFSQREGVTINVIVQFIWHKLLQVYSSSPHSIVGTTVSGRDLPIEGIEESVGLFINTLPLVVNWDNDNSILSQLHDIQKQITGLNSNSFADLSKLQKGEGRLFHSLFGFENYPMPKGTSSEVSKLSIRDAIEKVDYPLSIKAYEYSDVLTIELQYDGDYLTEEKANSHLVRLEDILDQVINTPDQLHSKISLLNSSEYDQVIHQWNSTDVDYPRDKTIYEMFESQVENVPDNIALVYEDKELTYNELNERSNELARHIRSSYKERTGNDLKPDTLIALCLDRSLEMIIGILGVLKAGGAYVPIDPDYPQDRIDYILEDTEAALVLSQRGVFKDRSTSLPEDRVVYIDLIEGFYQKEQPSNLPRYSRPTDLAYVIYTSGTTGKPKGVMVEHSSVVNLVFMQKEAFKLDTNFKVLQYASLVFDASVWEIFSALSFGSSLLIASKNVKEDTQLLSDYIERHQITIATIPPALLGVMKYKKQFNLKTLIVAGEITSSDVMKKWSVGRTLINAYGPTENTVCTTIYNYLLEDLNTNIGSPISNTRVYVLDKFKQVVPIGVIGELYIGGAGLSRGYLNNPNLTEERFIENPFATDEDREKGYTRLYRTGDLVRWLSDGNLEYIGRNDDQVKIRGYRIELGEIEYALRSIGRNHSELCYSQRARNRNRNN